A region of Saccharococcus thermophilus DNA encodes the following proteins:
- a CDS encoding IS256 family transposase, protein MSKRSIPNVDWANQLESVIRQFVKEKLELIMREEIKHFLEIEQAGTPNMRNGYYQRNLDTQYGRIEGLLVPRDRNGEFQTQLFAPYQRHTGWLEEAIIRMYQSGMSTREIGKFIERILGNAYSPATISRITDVVKEDIEKWHHRPLSKRYSVLYLDGLYVKLRRDTVEKEVIYVVLGVNEEGYREILDFFVGGQESAYGWQEILQHLYQRGVKEVLLGVFDGLPGLEEAFKAVYPKADVQRCVVHKVRNTLSRVRKKDQFEVAEDLKLIYRAPNKEMALQMFQQFESKWSSKYPREVQSWANELDVLLTFMDYPSSIRSVIYTTNVIERTIKEIRKRLKPMNSLSSLEAAEKVVYLTIQDFNEKWAGRKLRGFAEAQEALQRMFEERYC, encoded by the coding sequence ATGTCTAAAAGAAGTATACCGAATGTCGACTGGGCAAATCAACTGGAAAGTGTCATTCGTCAGTTTGTGAAGGAAAAATTAGAGCTGATTATGCGGGAAGAAATCAAACATTTCCTCGAAATCGAACAGGCTGGAACGCCGAATATGAGAAACGGCTACTATCAGCGAAATCTAGATACGCAATATGGCCGGATTGAGGGTCTTTTGGTTCCAAGAGACCGAAACGGGGAATTTCAAACACAGTTGTTTGCCCCTTATCAACGCCACACCGGCTGGCTGGAGGAAGCCATCATTAGGATGTATCAAAGTGGCATGAGTACACGGGAAATTGGCAAGTTTATCGAACGAATTCTAGGAAATGCTTATTCTCCAGCGACGATCAGCCGTATTACCGATGTCGTGAAAGAAGACATCGAGAAATGGCACCATCGTCCACTATCCAAACGTTATTCTGTCTTATATTTGGACGGCTTGTACGTGAAACTTCGCCGCGATACGGTAGAGAAAGAAGTCATTTATGTGGTGTTAGGAGTGAATGAAGAAGGGTATCGAGAAATTCTGGATTTCTTCGTGGGAGGACAAGAAAGCGCCTATGGATGGCAGGAAATTCTTCAACACCTCTACCAAAGAGGCGTCAAGGAAGTGCTTCTTGGCGTCTTCGATGGCCTTCCGGGGCTGGAGGAAGCCTTTAAGGCGGTGTATCCGAAAGCCGATGTGCAGCGCTGTGTCGTGCACAAAGTCCGCAACACCCTCAGCCGTGTTCGGAAAAAAGACCAATTCGAAGTGGCCGAGGATCTCAAGCTGATTTATCGCGCGCCGAATAAGGAGATGGCGTTACAAATGTTTCAACAGTTTGAGTCGAAATGGTCCAGCAAATATCCAAGAGAAGTTCAATCTTGGGCCAATGAGTTGGATGTCCTCCTTACATTTATGGATTATCCAAGCAGTATTCGAAGTGTGATTTACACGACGAATGTCATCGAACGAACGATCAAAGAGATTCGGAAACGTCTAAAGCCGATGAACAGTTTGAGCAGTTTAGAAGCCGCGGAAAAAGTCGTGTATTTGACCATCCAAGATTTTAATGAGAAATGGGCAGGGCGAAAGTTAAGAGGATTTGCCGAAGCGCAGGAAGCCCTTCAACGAATGTTTGAAGAACGTTATTGTTAA
- a CDS encoding SA1362 family protein — protein sequence MRRGTIHPLVGITLFLGVLGILYTLFSHPTALFRKILFVMLVIAAIYVFYHFMYQRRTNKDHLAYLKAVRQSKKLHPQAARKQKTSNAHLKMKRPPRKRASTTHLTSHFAPSRRKSGGFFRSDVE from the coding sequence TTGCGGCGCGGTACCATTCATCCGCTTGTCGGGATTACCCTTTTTCTCGGAGTGCTCGGCATTCTATACACGCTTTTCTCCCATCCGACTGCTCTGTTTCGCAAAATTTTGTTCGTGATGCTCGTCATCGCAGCAATATACGTTTTCTATCATTTTATGTATCAACGCCGTACAAACAAAGACCATCTTGCCTATTTAAAAGCGGTGCGTCAATCGAAAAAACTCCATCCCCAAGCGGCGAGAAAACAAAAAACATCCAATGCTCATCTAAAGATGAAACGGCCGCCGAGAAAACGGGCGTCAACGACCCATTTAACCTCACATTTCGCACCCTCTCGACGAAAATCGGGAGGATTTTTTCGTTCCGATGTCGAATGA
- a CDS encoding ABC transporter transmembrane domain-containing protein: MEKRQQEKLDFRAFFRLIQTTQPSKVVMVTALSLSLMATLVNLAVPMFTKHLVDGFTLATLHKTTIALLIEAFVAQTFASGFSIYFINHTGRTIVSRLRERLWKKLLALPISYYDRYRTGETVSRVTNDTAIVKSLITEQVANFLNGVISMIGSDRFAFIFRLENDADDVHFASTAIISKTFFIHCLLNNLSDND; encoded by the coding sequence GTGGAAAAACGACAACAAGAAAAACTTGATTTTCGTGCCTTTTTTCGACTCATTCAAACGACCCAACCCTCAAAGGTAGTGATGGTTACCGCGCTTTCTTTAAGTTTGATGGCGACACTGGTAAACTTAGCGGTTCCGATGTTTACCAAACATTTAGTCGACGGTTTTACGCTAGCTACGTTACATAAAACCACTATCGCGTTGCTCATCGAGGCGTTTGTGGCGCAAACGTTTGCGAGCGGATTTTCTATTTATTTCATCAATCATACGGGCAGAACCATCGTTTCTCGCCTTCGAGAACGACTATGGAAAAAATTATTAGCACTTCCCATCTCTTATTACGATCGTTATCGCACCGGTGAAACGGTCAGCCGCGTGACGAATGACACAGCTATTGTCAAAAGCTTGATTACCGAGCAGGTGGCAAACTTTTTGAACGGCGTCATTTCCATGATTGGCTCGGATCGTTTTGCTTTTATATTTAGACTGGAAAATGACGCTGATGATGTTCATTTTGCTTCCACCGCAATAATCAGCAAAACTTTTTTCATCCATTGTTTGTTGAACAATTTGTCTGACAACGATTGA
- a CDS encoding patatin-like phospholipase family protein: protein MDIDIVFSGGGMKGLAFLGAYEAIEAKGLRWKRLAGTSAGSLIAALIAAGYTSKEMIELLDGLELQCFLDERKYLLPFSVWKWVRIYWRMGLYKGEALQQWLEEILAARGIKTFADLPKESLYIVASDVTNGRMLILPDDLPQYGMDPASFPVAKAVRMSISIPYFFEPVKLQTKEGKCVIVDGGVLSNFPLFLFDEEKKVKKRPVLGIQLSAKLVERPKRKINNAIDLYEALFVAMKEAHDARYISRRHEKNIVFLPVKNVLSTEFSITPEARDSLIRYGRERTEQFLKNWTY, encoded by the coding sequence TTGGATATTGACATCGTATTTTCTGGCGGTGGTATGAAAGGACTTGCATTCCTTGGTGCCTATGAAGCGATTGAAGCGAAAGGACTGCGCTGGAAACGGCTTGCTGGGACGAGCGCGGGATCGCTTATTGCTGCGTTGATCGCCGCGGGTTACACAAGCAAGGAAATGATTGAGTTGCTGGATGGATTGGAACTGCAGTGTTTTCTGGATGAGCGGAAATATCTGTTGCCATTTTCCGTATGGAAATGGGTACGAATTTATTGGCGAATGGGATTGTATAAAGGTGAAGCGTTGCAACAATGGCTAGAAGAGATATTGGCGGCACGGGGCATAAAAACGTTTGCCGATTTGCCAAAAGAAAGTTTATATATTGTTGCATCGGATGTAACAAATGGACGAATGCTAATTTTGCCGGATGATTTGCCGCAATACGGGATGGATCCGGCATCGTTTCCTGTCGCAAAGGCGGTGCGGATGAGCATTAGCATTCCATATTTTTTCGAACCGGTCAAATTGCAGACAAAGGAAGGAAAATGCGTTATCGTCGACGGAGGCGTGCTCAGCAATTTCCCGCTTTTTTTATTCGATGAGGAAAAGAAAGTAAAAAAACGACCTGTTCTTGGCATACAGTTAAGCGCGAAGCTGGTGGAAAGGCCAAAGCGGAAAATTAACAATGCGATTGATTTATATGAAGCGCTGTTTGTCGCCATGAAAGAAGCTCATGACGCCCGTTACATCTCGCGGCGCCATGAAAAAAATATTGTGTTTCTTCCTGTTAAAAATGTTTTATCCACGGAATTTTCCATCACCCCTGAAGCGAGAGACAGCTTAATTCGATATGGAAGAGAAAGAACGGAACAATTTTTAAAAAATTGGACGTATTGA
- the mntR gene encoding transcriptional regulator MntR, which produces MPTPSMEDYIEQIYNLIEEKGYARVSDIAEALSVHPSSVTKMVQKLDKDEYLVYEKYRGLVLTAKGKKIGKRLVYRHELLEQFLRIIGVDEENIYRDVEGIEHHLSWNAIDRIGDLVQYFQEDPNRIEALRNIQKRNEQEE; this is translated from the coding sequence TTGCCGACACCAAGCATGGAAGATTATATTGAACAAATATATAATTTAATTGAAGAAAAAGGATATGCCCGCGTATCTGATATCGCGGAGGCATTGTCCGTACATCCCTCCTCGGTGACAAAAATGGTGCAAAAATTGGACAAGGACGAATATTTAGTTTATGAAAAATACCGCGGTTTAGTGTTGACGGCGAAAGGAAAGAAAATCGGCAAGCGGCTTGTATATCGCCACGAACTGCTCGAGCAGTTTCTGCGCATTATCGGCGTGGATGAGGAGAATATTTACCGCGACGTTGAGGGAATTGAACACCATTTAAGCTGGAACGCAATCGACCGCATCGGCGATTTAGTGCAATATTTTCAGGAAGATCCAAACCGCATTGAGGCGCTTCGAAACATTCAAAAACGTAACGAACAAGAAGAGTAA
- a CDS encoding IS1634 family transposase yields the protein MNVQVKKVYRNSYLNIISALFKKLGLPQLIDHLVPVDPQCQTRVSDAVQAILYNVFDGRQALVHLEHWAQEVDCEKLIRPDLHPSWLNDDALARHLDRLYEAGIHNVISTCLIHIYRKEGLSLRAFHADTTDKTVYGAYESASLEALQITHGYNRHHRWQKQIGFGLVGNEDGIPFYGDVHDGNLPDKTWNPEVLSRVHEQLKQAKIEDEWIYVADSAAMTKETLAQTKAANAFLITRGPSSLRIVKTALAEADAEDTTWSDPFTLAERNGATYRVWETASTYEGHPVRLIVVESSALDQRKGKTLEKERTKEAELLREEQARWERHPFSCREDAEQALASLKASLRPRFHRVEAAVEEIVRLKKRRGRPKKGAEPEVETLYFLHLDVEFDQDAWEQARRKASRFVLVTTVPKEWKGQPMDAQEILKLYKGQISVEMNFAFLKDPFFTDEIYVKKPERVAVLGYLFLLALAIYRVFQRRVRQFITPEHPLKGPGGRKLTRPTGQAIFQLFQYVNVVLFKLPDGRIQRSLDRSLTPDQRRILQGLGMDESIYV from the coding sequence ATGAACGTTCAAGTCAAAAAGGTCTATCGCAATTCTTATTTGAATATAATAAGTGCCCTATTCAAGAAACTGGGTCTGCCTCAATTGATTGACCATCTCGTGCCCGTCGATCCGCAGTGCCAAACGCGAGTCAGCGATGCCGTTCAGGCCATCCTCTACAATGTGTTTGACGGCCGGCAAGCCCTTGTTCACTTGGAACATTGGGCTCAGGAGGTCGATTGTGAGAAACTCATCCGTCCCGATCTCCATCCTTCCTGGTTGAACGACGATGCGTTGGCCCGTCATCTCGATCGCCTGTATGAGGCTGGCATTCACAACGTCATCAGCACTTGCTTGATTCATATTTATCGAAAAGAAGGCCTTTCCCTCCGAGCCTTCCACGCCGATACGACGGACAAGACCGTTTACGGCGCGTATGAATCGGCCTCGTTAGAGGCCTTACAAATCACACATGGCTACAACCGCCATCATCGTTGGCAAAAACAGATCGGTTTCGGACTGGTCGGCAACGAGGACGGCATCCCGTTTTACGGCGATGTGCACGATGGCAACCTGCCCGATAAAACATGGAATCCCGAGGTGCTGTCTCGTGTCCATGAACAGCTGAAGCAGGCCAAAATCGAAGACGAATGGATTTACGTGGCCGATTCCGCCGCGATGACGAAAGAGACCCTGGCGCAAACCAAAGCGGCCAACGCCTTTTTGATCACCAGAGGCCCTTCGTCGCTCCGGATCGTGAAAACCGCGCTGGCCGAAGCGGATGCTGAGGACACGACGTGGAGCGATCCCTTTACGTTGGCGGAGAGAAACGGCGCCACGTACCGGGTATGGGAAACGGCCTCGACGTATGAAGGCCACCCCGTTCGGCTGATCGTTGTTGAATCGAGCGCGCTCGACCAGCGAAAAGGAAAGACGCTTGAAAAAGAACGAACCAAAGAAGCGGAGCTTCTTCGCGAGGAACAAGCCCGTTGGGAGCGTCACCCCTTCTCCTGCCGGGAAGATGCCGAACAAGCCTTGGCGTCCCTCAAGGCGTCCCTTCGCCCCCGGTTTCATCGGGTTGAGGCCGCGGTCGAAGAGATCGTACGCCTGAAAAAACGGCGCGGACGGCCGAAAAAAGGGGCGGAACCCGAGGTGGAGACGCTGTATTTCTTGCACCTTGACGTCGAATTCGACCAAGACGCGTGGGAACAGGCGAGACGGAAAGCGTCCCGGTTTGTCCTTGTCACGACCGTTCCGAAGGAATGGAAGGGCCAACCCATGGATGCCCAAGAGATCTTGAAGCTGTATAAAGGGCAGATCTCGGTGGAAATGAACTTCGCTTTTTTGAAAGATCCGTTTTTCACGGATGAGATTTACGTCAAAAAACCAGAACGGGTCGCAGTATTAGGCTATTTGTTTCTGTTGGCCTTGGCTATTTACCGCGTTTTTCAGCGCCGAGTGCGTCAGTTTATTACTCCAGAACACCCGTTGAAGGGTCCTGGAGGCCGCAAGCTGACCCGGCCGACGGGACAGGCGATTTTTCAGCTGTTTCAATATGTGAACGTCGTCCTGTTCAAGCTGCCGGATGGGCGCATCCAACGCTCACTGGATCGCTCCCTTACCCCTGATCAGCGAAGGATTCTGCAGGGATTGGGCATGGATGAGAGCATCTACGTGTAA
- a CDS encoding DUF2332 domain-containing protein, with product MSLEMISERFRRFAIHECRGSSELYEQLSLNIAEDEEMLRLASAARSGQPIPNLLFGAVHYLLLKGYMHELRDFYGSIVDRPRNPQHAFPYFRDFCIHYQEDITAILASKLVQTNEVRRCAYLYPSFCFIYDMVKKPLSLIEIGTSAGLQLAWDKYRYDYGLHETYGNPHSNVLITSEIRGERFPFLLPKSPPVAERVGVDLHVNDLENEEDRLWMQALIWPEHKERRELFQKAARCLQQTPVRFVEGDGIALLPNIAATIPEDTAICVFHTHVANQIPDDAKHMLLERIKEIGQTRNIFHLYNNMWDMKLHLDCFVDGKEYNKIIGEADGHARWFRWELDRS from the coding sequence ATGTCGTTAGAGATGATTTCTGAACGGTTTCGCCGCTTTGCCATTCACGAATGCCGTGGGTCTAGTGAACTGTACGAACAGCTGTCATTAAACATCGCCGAAGATGAGGAAATGTTGCGCCTTGCTTCAGCCGCTCGAAGCGGTCAGCCGATTCCGAACTTGTTATTTGGAGCGGTGCATTATTTATTGCTCAAAGGATATATGCATGAGCTGCGCGATTTTTATGGAAGTATAGTCGATCGGCCGCGAAACCCGCAGCACGCTTTCCCTTATTTCCGTGATTTCTGCATCCATTATCAAGAAGACATTACAGCAATTTTGGCAAGTAAACTCGTGCAGACGAATGAAGTTCGGCGTTGTGCGTATTTGTATCCGAGTTTTTGTTTTATTTATGATATGGTCAAAAAGCCTTTATCGCTTATTGAAATTGGCACAAGCGCCGGTTTGCAGCTGGCGTGGGACAAGTACCGGTACGATTACGGCCTGCATGAAACATACGGAAACCCGCATTCCAATGTTTTAATCACCTCCGAAATTCGCGGAGAGCGCTTTCCATTTTTGCTGCCGAAAAGTCCTCCGGTTGCGGAACGGGTGGGAGTTGATTTGCATGTGAATGACTTGGAAAACGAAGAAGACCGGTTATGGATGCAAGCGCTTATTTGGCCGGAGCATAAAGAGCGGCGAGAATTGTTTCAAAAAGCCGCCCGCTGCCTGCAGCAAACGCCTGTCCGCTTCGTAGAAGGAGATGGAATAGCGCTCTTGCCTAATATCGCGGCGACGATTCCGGAAGATACCGCTATATGCGTTTTTCATACACATGTGGCCAATCAAATTCCAGACGATGCGAAACATATGTTGCTAGAGCGGATTAAGGAAATCGGCCAAACGAGAAATATCTTTCATTTGTATAACAATATGTGGGATATGAAGCTGCATCTTGACTGCTTTGTTGATGGCAAGGAATACAACAAAATCATAGGGGAAGCAGATGGGCACGCCCGTTGGTTTCGCTGGGAGCTTGATCGCAGTTAA
- a CDS encoding YqhR family membrane protein, which translates to MAENQEQLEQNKKERPMSLLLKTVITGFVGGVFWSLIGYLGYFFHFSEISPNMILTPWVAGDWKYGKLGNYVAILLIGLLSILVALIYYATLRKIKGMWAGILYGVAWWLIVFYVLNPLFPNLETVSHLQRNTIITTLCLYILYGVFIGYSISFETQEMNRQTQETSTNQ; encoded by the coding sequence ATGGCGGAAAATCAAGAACAGCTCGAACAAAATAAGAAAGAACGGCCGATGTCCCTTTTGCTGAAAACAGTCATTACTGGATTTGTTGGTGGTGTGTTTTGGAGCTTGATTGGATATTTAGGGTATTTCTTTCATTTCAGCGAAATAAGTCCGAATATGATTTTGACCCCATGGGTGGCCGGTGATTGGAAATATGGAAAGCTTGGCAATTATGTCGCCATTTTGCTCATTGGATTATTATCCATATTAGTCGCTCTCATTTATTATGCTACATTAAGGAAAATAAAAGGAATGTGGGCGGGTATATTGTATGGCGTTGCATGGTGGCTGATTGTATTTTACGTATTAAATCCTCTCTTCCCTAATTTAGAAACCGTTTCTCATTTGCAGCGGAATACCATCATTACGACGCTTTGTTTGTACATTTTATATGGAGTTTTTATCGGGTATTCGATTTCATTTGAAACGCAAGAAATGAATCGACAAACACAAGAAACATCAACAAATCAGTAG
- the pepQ gene encoding Xaa-Pro dipeptidase, with protein MEKLEKLRALFDEHHIDGLLVTNPYNRRYITGFTGTAGVAVISRDKAVFITDFRYVEQASKQVQGFEIVQHTGPIVEEAAKQVARLGIQKLGFEQEDVSYATFKAYESAVKAELVPTSHVIEKLRLIKSESEIKILKEAAEIADAAFEHILSFIRPGVKEIDVANELEFFMRKQGATSSSFDTIVASGYRSALPHGVATEKVIEKGELVTLDFGAYYKGYCSDITRTIAVGAISDELKTIYDIVLQAQLRGMNGIKPGMTGKEADALTRDYISEKGYGEYFGHSTGHGIGLEIHEGPALSVRSDVVLAPGMVVTVEPGIYIPGLGGVRIEDDTVVTENGNEPLTHSPKELIIL; from the coding sequence ATGGAAAAACTCGAAAAATTACGTGCATTGTTTGATGAACATCATATCGACGGCCTACTTGTCACCAATCCGTACAACCGCCGCTATATTACCGGTTTTACCGGAACGGCCGGCGTCGCGGTCATTAGCCGGGATAAAGCGGTGTTTATTACTGATTTCCGCTATGTCGAGCAAGCATCTAAACAAGTGCAAGGCTTTGAAATTGTCCAACATACCGGACCGATTGTTGAGGAGGCTGCGAAGCAAGTTGCCCGCCTTGGCATTCAAAAGCTTGGCTTCGAGCAGGAAGACGTTTCGTACGCAACGTTTAAGGCGTATGAAAGCGCCGTAAAGGCGGAGCTCGTCCCAACTTCGCATGTCATTGAAAAGTTGCGCTTGATTAAGTCGGAATCAGAGATTAAGATATTAAAGGAAGCGGCGGAAATTGCTGATGCGGCATTTGAGCACATCCTTTCGTTTATTCGCCCGGGTGTAAAAGAAATTGATGTGGCGAATGAGCTGGAATTTTTTATGCGAAAACAAGGGGCAACTTCCTCATCGTTTGACACGATCGTTGCATCTGGCTATCGCTCCGCATTGCCGCACGGAGTGGCGACCGAGAAAGTGATTGAAAAAGGCGAGCTCGTCACCCTTGATTTTGGCGCTTATTACAAAGGATATTGTTCCGACATCACAAGAACGATTGCCGTCGGCGCCATTAGCGACGAGTTAAAAACGATTTATGACATTGTGCTTCAAGCGCAATTGCGCGGCATGAACGGCATTAAGCCGGGAATGACCGGAAAAGAAGCGGATGCGCTGACACGCGATTACATTAGCGAAAAAGGCTATGGCGAGTATTTCGGGCATTCTACCGGCCACGGAATCGGCCTGGAGATTCACGAAGGGCCAGCGTTGTCCGTCCGTTCCGATGTCGTGCTGGCGCCTGGCATGGTGGTCACCGTGGAACCGGGGATTTATATCCCAGGACTTGGCGGCGTGCGCATTGAAGATGATACGGTTGTCACGGAAAACGGCAATGAACCGCTGACTCATTCGCCAAAAGAGCTGATCATTTTATAA
- a CDS encoding DUF1385 domain-containing protein has product MEKVTKPMYGGQAVIEGVMFAGKTHSVTAVRRKDRTIEYFRLPRQANPTLAFLKKIPFVRGIVAIIEASASGAKHLQFASERYDLDPGEEEALQPAKTDSPKLSLVLGVAVVGVLSFLFAKTIFTLVPVFLAACFKPLFPGKMAQILIEGAFKLVLLLAYIYFISMTPLIKRVFQYHGAEHKVINAYEAGLPLTVENVQRSSRLHYRCGSSFILFTVIVGIFIYMFVPTDPLWLRIVNRLALIPVVLGVSFEVLQFTNKLRDIPVLRWFGYPGLWLQLLTTKEPTDDQVEVAIASFQELLRLEENIEMETKVVQ; this is encoded by the coding sequence ATGGAAAAAGTCACAAAACCAATGTACGGCGGTCAAGCGGTGATCGAAGGGGTCATGTTTGCTGGAAAAACACACTCTGTCACTGCCGTTCGCCGCAAAGATCGCACCATTGAATACTTCCGTTTGCCGCGCCAGGCAAATCCGACGCTCGCGTTTCTCAAAAAAATTCCGTTTGTTCGCGGCATTGTCGCGATTATTGAAGCGAGCGCAAGCGGAGCAAAACATTTGCAGTTTGCTAGCGAACGCTATGATCTCGATCCAGGTGAAGAGGAAGCATTACAACCAGCGAAAACGGATTCGCCCAAACTTTCTCTCGTTCTTGGTGTGGCGGTCGTCGGAGTGTTGTCCTTTCTATTTGCTAAAACGATTTTTACGCTCGTTCCCGTCTTTTTAGCAGCATGTTTTAAGCCGCTGTTCCCGGGGAAAATGGCACAAATTTTGATTGAAGGAGCGTTTAAGCTTGTTTTGCTTCTCGCGTACATTTACTTTATTTCGATGACGCCGCTTATTAAACGCGTTTTCCAATATCATGGCGCAGAACATAAAGTCATCAATGCCTATGAAGCGGGACTGCCGCTTACGGTGGAAAATGTCCAGCGTTCATCACGGCTTCACTACCGCTGCGGCAGCAGCTTTATTCTATTCACCGTCATCGTCGGCATCTTTATCTATATGTTTGTACCAACAGATCCGCTTTGGCTAAGAATCGTCAACCGGCTCGCTCTCATTCCGGTTGTGCTTGGCGTCTCATTTGAAGTGTTGCAGTTTACAAATAAATTGAGAGATATCCCCGTTTTACGCTGGTTCGGCTATCCGGGGTTATGGCTGCAGCTTTTGACAACCAAAGAGCCGACCGATGATCAAGTGGAAGTGGCGATCGCTTCCTTCCAAGAGCTGCTCCGTTTAGAAGAAAACATCGAAATGGAAACGAAAGTTGTCCAGTAA
- a CDS encoding LysM peptidoglycan-binding domain-containing protein gives MLIHIVQRGETLWEIAQRYRVPIERIVAANGLKDANRLAVGQALVIPVPYRYHTVRPGETLWTIARRYGVSLSAIVQANRISNPSVLYIGTVLLIPPRTHTVQREETLGQIAARYGTTVQEILRVNRIADPNVISPGMVLTIPHSKQIIETNAFTIDPGEKGAQQVREVGRHLTYASPFAYTIRADGGLNPFNDAAIIQAIAAERVVPMMAITNFTYKDPGSRLAQTVLSDTQLQNRLLDNVVRTMREKGYRGLNIDFENVYPSDRERYNQFLQRAVERLHREGYFVSTSLAPKTSGEQKGLLYEAHDYPAHGRIVDFVVLMTYEWGYRLGPPQAISPIHQIRRVLDYAVSVIPRNKIFMGFQVYARDWVLPHVQGQEAETFSPQEAVERAIRYGAVIQYDPIAASPFYRYVDSQGRTHEVWFEDARSAQAKLDLVKEYQLRGISYWVLGYSYPENWTLLEGNFRIRKL, from the coding sequence ATGCTGATCCATATTGTGCAGCGAGGGGAAACGCTTTGGGAGATTGCCCAGCGCTACAGGGTGCCAATCGAGCGAATTGTCGCGGCCAATGGTCTGAAAGATGCCAACCGCCTCGCGGTCGGGCAGGCGCTCGTCATTCCGGTTCCATATCGCTATCACACCGTTCGTCCAGGAGAAACATTATGGACGATCGCCAGGAGATATGGCGTTTCGCTGAGTGCGATTGTTCAGGCCAACCGAATCAGCAATCCTTCTGTCCTTTACATAGGAACGGTTCTTCTTATTCCGCCAAGAACCCACACGGTGCAGCGGGAAGAAACGTTGGGGCAAATCGCCGCGCGGTATGGGACGACCGTGCAAGAGATCCTGCGAGTCAATCGGATTGCCGATCCAAACGTAATTTCCCCCGGCATGGTATTAACGATTCCTCATTCTAAGCAGATCATTGAAACGAATGCGTTTACGATTGATCCAGGAGAAAAAGGAGCGCAGCAAGTCAGGGAAGTAGGCCGCCATTTAACGTACGCATCTCCGTTTGCGTATACAATCAGAGCAGATGGCGGGCTCAATCCGTTCAATGATGCAGCCATCATTCAGGCTATAGCGGCAGAAAGGGTCGTTCCAATGATGGCGATCACCAATTTTACGTATAAAGATCCGGGATCCAGATTGGCGCAAACGGTCCTTTCCGATACACAATTGCAAAACCGGCTGCTTGACAATGTTGTCCGTACGATGCGGGAAAAAGGATATCGCGGGTTGAACATTGATTTTGAAAACGTCTATCCGTCTGATCGTGAGAGGTATAATCAATTTTTGCAGCGCGCTGTGGAGCGGCTTCATCGCGAAGGATACTTTGTTTCGACTTCTCTCGCTCCAAAAACAAGCGGAGAGCAAAAAGGACTGTTATATGAGGCGCATGACTACCCAGCCCATGGGAGAATTGTCGACTTTGTCGTGCTGATGACGTATGAATGGGGATACCGGCTTGGCCCGCCGCAGGCGATTTCCCCGATTCATCAAATTAGAAGAGTGCTTGATTATGCGGTCAGCGTGATACCAAGAAACAAAATTTTTATGGGGTTTCAAGTTTACGCGCGCGATTGGGTGCTTCCACACGTACAGGGGCAAGAAGCGGAAACGTTCAGTCCGCAGGAAGCAGTAGAACGTGCGATCCGTTATGGCGCGGTGATTCAATACGATCCAATCGCAGCATCCCCGTTTTACCGCTATGTCGACAGCCAAGGGCGGACGCATGAAGTTTGGTTTGAAGACGCCCGCAGCGCCCAGGCGAAATTGGATCTGGTAAAAGAATATCAGCTAAGAGGAATTAGCTATTGGGTGCTTGGTTATTCTTACCCGGAAAATTGGACATTATTGGAAGGTAATTTTCGCATTCGCAAGTTATGA
- the aroQ gene encoding type II 3-dehydroquinate dehydratase, which translates to MAHFLLINGPNLNLLGKREPHIYGSTTLQELEQELISFAGEHGAKLTCFQSNHEGAIIDRIHEAEGKYDGIVLNAGALTHYSYAIRDAIASVSVPVVEVHISNIHAREPFRHQSVIAPVVAGQIVGFGLMGYRLAILALLQKYKSHKP; encoded by the coding sequence ATGGCGCATTTTCTTCTCATTAACGGTCCGAACTTGAATCTTCTCGGCAAGCGGGAACCGCATATTTACGGAAGCACAACGCTTCAAGAGTTAGAGCAAGAACTGATATCGTTTGCGGGCGAACATGGAGCGAAACTGACCTGTTTTCAAAGCAATCACGAAGGCGCGATTATCGACCGCATTCATGAGGCGGAAGGAAAATACGACGGCATTGTTTTAAATGCTGGCGCGCTTACGCATTATAGTTATGCGATTCGCGACGCGATTGCCAGTGTCAGCGTCCCGGTGGTGGAAGTACATATTTCCAATATTCATGCGCGCGAGCCGTTTCGCCATCAGTCTGTGATTGCCCCGGTTGTTGCCGGACAAATTGTCGGCTTTGGATTAATGGGCTATCGGCTAGCCATTTTAGCATTATTACAAAAGTATAAATCACATAAGCCATGA